One window of Cohnella hashimotonis genomic DNA carries:
- the minD gene encoding septum site-determining protein MinD — protein sequence MGEAIVVTSGKGGVGKTTTSANVGTALALMGKKVCMVDTDIGLRNLDVVMGLENRIIYDLIDVAEGRCRLNQALVKDKRFDELYMLPAAQTKDKNDISPDQVRKIVEELKPDFDYVIIDCPAGIEQGFRNAIAGADHAIVVTTPENAAVRDADRVIGLLEKTNISQPKLIINRIRPNLLKSGDMLEVDDIIQVLAIDLIGIVPDDEDVIKAANQGEPTVMNPNSRAAMAYRNVARRILGETVPLMHLDEKAGVLRRMRKFLGMG from the coding sequence ATGGGTGAAGCGATAGTCGTGACGTCGGGCAAGGGCGGCGTCGGCAAGACGACGACATCCGCAAATGTCGGCACGGCCCTGGCGCTCATGGGCAAGAAGGTATGCATGGTCGATACCGACATCGGCCTTCGCAATCTCGACGTCGTGATGGGTCTCGAAAACCGGATCATTTACGATTTGATCGATGTGGCGGAAGGGCGCTGCCGGCTGAACCAGGCACTCGTGAAGGACAAGCGTTTCGACGAGCTTTACATGCTGCCCGCCGCGCAGACGAAGGACAAAAACGACATTTCGCCCGATCAGGTACGCAAGATCGTAGAAGAACTGAAGCCCGATTTCGACTATGTCATCATCGATTGTCCGGCAGGGATCGAGCAGGGCTTCCGCAATGCGATCGCCGGCGCCGATCATGCCATCGTCGTAACGACGCCGGAAAACGCAGCCGTCCGCGACGCCGATCGCGTCATCGGACTGCTGGAGAAAACGAACATTTCGCAGCCCAAGCTTATCATCAACCGGATTCGGCCAAATCTGCTGAAGAGCGGGGACATGCTGGAGGTCGACGATATTATCCAGGTGCTGGCGATCGATCTGATCGGCATCGTGCCGGACGACGAGGATGTCATCAAGGCGGCCAACCAAGGCGAGCCGACGGTCATGAATCCGAACTCCCGCGCCGCGATGGCCTATCGCAACGTCGCGCGCCGCATTCTCGGCGAGACGGTGCCGCTCATGCATCTGGACGAAAAGGCCGGCGTGCTGCGGCGCATGCGCAAGTTTCTCGGAATGGGTTGA
- a CDS encoding septum site-determining protein MinC, giving the protein MNVKSLVTIKGVKDGLVFLLDDACELEALIDELEAKLEKHEQQLAGPIVHIQIKLGARQLPEEDKERIRSIIRKQGNFVVQSIESDPLPVGPADYSSYKVETVTGMVRSGQTLEHEGHLLLLGDVNPGGAVRSTGDIYIMGALRGVAHAGCAGHAEAIIAASLMKPTQLRIADVISRPPDEWASGESWMEYAYLKDGAMQIDKMAHLHHIRNRALQAKGV; this is encoded by the coding sequence GTGAATGTCAAATCGCTAGTGACGATCAAAGGGGTCAAGGACGGGCTTGTGTTTCTGCTCGACGACGCCTGCGAGCTCGAAGCGCTGATCGACGAGCTTGAAGCCAAGCTGGAGAAGCACGAGCAGCAGCTTGCCGGACCGATCGTACACATTCAGATCAAGCTCGGGGCCCGTCAGCTCCCGGAAGAGGACAAAGAGCGCATCCGCTCGATAATTCGCAAGCAGGGCAATTTCGTCGTTCAATCGATCGAGAGCGATCCGCTGCCCGTAGGACCTGCCGACTACAGTTCCTATAAGGTAGAGACGGTGACGGGCATGGTACGTTCCGGTCAGACGCTTGAGCACGAAGGACATCTGCTGCTGCTCGGAGACGTCAACCCCGGCGGGGCCGTCCGGAGCACGGGCGATATTTATATAATGGGCGCGCTGCGCGGCGTCGCGCATGCCGGCTGCGCAGGCCATGCGGAGGCGATCATCGCGGCTTCGCTCATGAAGCCGACGCAGCTTCGCATCGCCGACGTCATCAGCCGGCCGCCCGACGAATGGGCAAGCGGAGAATCGTGGATGGAGTACGCGTATCTAAAAGACGGCGCCATGCAGATCGACAAGATGGCGCATCTGCATCATATCCGCAATCGAGCCTTGCAGGCCAAAGGAGTGTAG